ACCATTATGGTCTTGACAAGATCAAGGAAAGAATACTGGAATACCTTGCAGTTCTTAAACTCAAGGGAGATATGAAATCGCCCATACTTTGTTTTGTTGGCCCTCCCGGAGTGGGGAAAACTTCTTTGGGACGCTCAATTGCACGTGCCATAAACCGAAAATACATACGTATGTCTTTGGGTGGTTTGCACGATGAATCTGAAATTCGCGGGCACCGCAAAACATATATTGGTGCTATGCCAGGCAGGGTAGTTCAGTCTCTGAAAAAAGTAAAATCTTCTAATCCTGTTTTTATACTGGATGAAATAGACAAAGTGGGGAAAGATTTCAGAGGAGATCCTAGTTCAGCATTATTAGAAGTACTGGATCCGGAGCAAAACCACAGCTTTTATGACAATTATTTAGAGTTGGAATACGATCTGTCAAATGTGATGTTTATTGCTACAGCCAATTCAATAGGAAGTATTCAGCCGGCATTGCGCGACAGGATGGAGGTCATACAGCTCAGCGGATATTCGGTAGAAGAAAAAGTGCAGATCGCTAAAAAACATCTGATTCCTCGTTTGCGTCAGGATCATGGTTTGAAAGCTACCGATATTCAACTTAGTCCCGGATTGATTTCTACGATTATTGAAAAATACACGCGAGAATCCGGTGTTAGGGAACTTGAGCGGCAACTGGCTTCTGTAATGCGATCAGTGGCACGCAAAATCACATTGGATGAGTCTTATAGTAAACAAGTGAAGCAAGAAGAATTGCATGAATATCTTGGCCCTGAAATTTTTGACAGGAGCATTTACAGTGAAAAACAGCCACCAGGTGTTGCTGTAGGACTTGCTTGGACCCAGGCTGGTGGAGAAATCCTGTTTATTGAGTCTTCACTGAGTAAAGGAAAAGAAACCCTGACACTAACCGGCAACCTTGGAGATGTGATGAAAGAATCTGCAACTACAGCATTGAGCTATATTCGTTCTCATGCCGATGAACTGAATATTGACCCTGAGCGATTCAAGGATACTTCTATCCATATTCACGTACCAGAAGGTGCTATTCCAAAAGATGGCCCCTCTGCTGGTGTGACATTGCTTTCAGCATTGACTTCTGCTTTTACCGGAAAACGCCTAAAACCTTATCTCGCAATGACTGGCGAAATCACACTAAGGGGCAGAGTATTGCCCGTGGGAGGGATAAAGGAAAAAATCCTTGCAGCAAAACGTGCCGGATTAAAAGAGATACTGCTTTGCAAAAGCAATGAAAAACACATCAAGGAAATTGACAAAGATTATCTCAAAGGCCTGAAATTCCACTATGTGGAAAAAATGCAGGAAGTGATTGATAAGGCTTTGGTCTGATAGATTTTTTACTCGATAATCGAGATTTAAACCTGCCCGACTAAGCAGGCGGGTGCTCCGAGGCTTGCCCGCCTGCTTTTATTCGGGCAGGCCTCGTAATCAAAAGTATTTTTTTCAAATAAATGCCTCGTGGGCTTGCCCCGAGGTTGTTTACTCGGATAAAAAGTTTTGAAAACCTTACAAACTGTATTCATTTGTTGCTGAAATATTCAGGTGATTTGCTGGATTTGCCAAAAAATTTATCATTATACAAGCATTTCTCAAAGGGTAAAGACTATGGCATCTCAAAGCCGTACTTGCGCTTCGTCCCAATAATGCAAGGCTAAAAATGCAATAGAAATTTGGTGGAAAAATGCCCGAACTATTTGTGCCAACTTTCACAATATTCCATCTTTTGGGACTTTTGAAAGTTTGAAAACGCCATCTGCCGCAAGATTTTATCTTGTGGCCATTCAACTTCAGCCAGAAAATAATGACTTTGAGAAATGTCTTTCCTGTTTCAGTTATCCGATGACTATAGTACATTAGCTGTACAAATAGAATTGGAACTGCAGAAATTACATAAACACCAGTCATCGGATGACTTTCCTTTTTCTTATTCAAGCTTCTTCTCCCAAAAAAACACACCTAATAAGACTATATTTTTAAGCCAAATGATTTCTAAAAAAGAAATGATAATTTTAGGCTTGATCAATCACAGGTTTAAATAACAGCAAAATCCAAAATAAACATGAACCAAGTTTTCAATCCATTTACAGAGGAGCACGAAATGCTCCGCAAATCCGTAAGACAATTTGTAGAAGAAGAAATGATACCCCATGCTGCGGAATGGGAGGCCAATAAGGAATGTCCGCGCCACATTTTTGAAAAAATGGGCGAACTGGGCTTTTTGGGCGTCAGTTTTCCCGAGGAAGTAGGAGGGAGCGGAATGGATCTTTGGGGTGCTGCCGCTGTATCTGCTGAATTGGCCTATTGCAATATGGGTGGTTTGGCCATGTCATTGTATGCGCA
Above is a genomic segment from Chitinophagales bacterium containing:
- the lon gene encoding endopeptidase La, with protein sequence MFEEIMFPFGEEEVEFLPMLSLDEDEDKIKEEINGEIPILPLRNTVLFPGVVIPITVGRDRSIKAVKQAHKGNKILGVIAQRDPGVEDPESKDLSEVGTIAKIVKMLKMPDGSSTVIIQGKQRFKIEEIKKEEPYIAANVKLMEDELPEPKEKGKFKALISSLKDLAGQIVKNSPNIPSEAGIVLKNIDSATFLMHFISSNLNSKLKDKQSILESDNLMQRAELVLEHLNSEFQMLELKNKIQSKVKTDLEKQQKDFFLQQQLKTIQEELGRDGESPEIKKLKKKALKMKWGPKIKEHFEKEVEKLQRVNQAAAEYSINLNYLELLLDLPWGEFTKDDLDLKKAKTILDKDHYGLDKIKERILEYLAVLKLKGDMKSPILCFVGPPGVGKTSLGRSIARAINRKYIRMSLGGLHDESEIRGHRKTYIGAMPGRVVQSLKKVKSSNPVFILDEIDKVGKDFRGDPSSALLEVLDPEQNHSFYDNYLELEYDLSNVMFIATANSIGSIQPALRDRMEVIQLSGYSVEEKVQIAKKHLIPRLRQDHGLKATDIQLSPGLISTIIEKYTRESGVRELERQLASVMRSVARKITLDESYSKQVKQEELHEYLGPEIFDRSIYSEKQPPGVAVGLAWTQAGGEILFIESSLSKGKETLTLTGNLGDVMKESATTALSYIRSHADELNIDPERFKDTSIHIHVPEGAIPKDGPSAGVTLLSALTSAFTGKRLKPYLAMTGEITLRGRVLPVGGIKEKILAAKRAGLKEILLCKSNEKHIKEIDKDYLKGLKFHYVEKMQEVIDKALV